The following proteins are co-located in the Mycolicibacterium goodii genome:
- a CDS encoding dihydrodipicolinate reductase — protein MTLRVVQWATGGVGVAAIKGVLEHPDLELVGCWVHSEAKAGRDVGELIGTGPIGVVTTRDIDDIVALDADAVIYAPLLPNADEVAALLRSGKNVVTPVGWVYPSRKQGAPLREAALAGNATLHGTGIAPGGISEKFPLLFSVMSTGVTFVRAEEFSDLRSYDAPDVLRHVMGFGEVPDKALSGPMQKLLDGGFIQAVKMCVDEFGFAVDPTIRARQEIAVATAPIDSPLGIIEPGQVAGRKFHWEALNGDEAVVRVTVNWLMGEENLDPPWTFGPAGQRYEMEVRGNPDFTVVINGFQGEIGEPGSESGPEPGVVATAAHCVNSVPAVCAAEPGIATYLDLPLFSAKAAPHLR, from the coding sequence ATGACGTTACGAGTGGTGCAGTGGGCGACCGGCGGCGTCGGAGTGGCGGCCATCAAGGGTGTGCTCGAGCACCCCGACCTGGAACTCGTGGGCTGCTGGGTGCATTCGGAGGCCAAGGCGGGCCGCGACGTCGGCGAACTCATCGGCACCGGACCGATCGGGGTGGTCACGACCCGCGACATCGACGACATCGTGGCACTGGACGCCGACGCGGTGATCTACGCGCCGTTGCTCCCCAACGCCGACGAGGTGGCCGCGCTGCTGCGGTCCGGCAAGAACGTGGTGACCCCCGTCGGCTGGGTGTACCCCAGCCGCAAGCAGGGCGCACCGCTGCGCGAGGCCGCCCTGGCGGGCAACGCGACGCTGCACGGCACCGGCATCGCACCGGGAGGGATCAGCGAGAAGTTCCCGCTGCTGTTCTCGGTGATGTCGACGGGCGTGACATTCGTTCGGGCCGAGGAGTTCTCCGATCTGCGCAGCTACGACGCACCCGACGTGCTGCGCCACGTCATGGGTTTCGGCGAGGTGCCCGACAAGGCCCTGAGCGGCCCCATGCAGAAGCTGCTCGACGGCGGCTTCATCCAGGCCGTGAAGATGTGCGTCGACGAATTCGGCTTCGCCGTCGATCCCACCATCCGTGCCCGCCAGGAGATCGCGGTCGCGACCGCACCGATCGACTCGCCGCTGGGGATCATCGAACCCGGGCAGGTGGCCGGACGCAAGTTCCACTGGGAGGCGCTCAACGGCGACGAGGCGGTGGTCCGGGTGACCGTCAACTGGCTGATGGGTGAGGAGAACCTCGACCCGCCATGGACTTTCGGGCCGGCCGGGCAACGGTACGAGATGGAGGTCCGCGGCAACCCGGACTTCACGGTCGTCATCAACGGATTCCAGGGTGAGATCGGTGAACCCGGTTCGGAAAGCGGTCCCGAACCAGGTGTCGTGGCCACCGCGGCGCACTGCGTGAACTCGGTGCCGGCGGTGTGCGCGGCCGAACCCGGCATCGCCACCTACCTCGACCTGCCGTTGTTCAGCGCGAAGGCCGCGCCGCACCTGCGCTAA
- a CDS encoding patatin-like phospholipase family protein, which translates to MRVALALGSGSARGYAHIGVIDELRSRGYEIVGISGSSMGALVGGLYAAGKLDEFAEWASTLTQRAVLRLLDPSLSAAGILRAEKILDAVRDILGDVTIEELPIPYTAVATDLIAGKSVWLQRGRVDAAIRASIAIPGVIAPHTLDGRLLGDGGILDPLPMAPIAAVNADLTIAVSVSGSETEPAAAPDTEAGAGAKPSTEWLNRMLRSTSAVLDTAAVRSVLDRPTARAVLSRFGASITDDASDASGDVGAEDDKAVPVIEPTESAGVPRLGSFEVMYRTIDIAQAALARHTLAAYPPDLLIEVPRTVCRSLEFNRAAEVIAAGRQLAAQALDRA; encoded by the coding sequence ATGCGCGTCGCCTTGGCTCTCGGCAGTGGCAGCGCCCGCGGCTACGCCCACATCGGGGTGATCGACGAACTGCGCTCACGTGGATACGAGATCGTCGGGATCAGCGGATCGTCGATGGGCGCGCTGGTCGGCGGGTTGTATGCGGCGGGCAAGCTCGACGAGTTCGCCGAATGGGCCAGCACGCTCACCCAGCGCGCGGTGCTCCGACTGCTGGATCCGTCCCTGTCGGCCGCGGGCATCCTGCGCGCCGAGAAGATCCTCGACGCGGTGCGCGACATCCTCGGTGACGTCACCATCGAGGAGCTGCCGATCCCCTACACCGCGGTCGCGACCGATCTGATCGCAGGCAAGTCGGTGTGGTTGCAGCGCGGTCGCGTCGACGCCGCGATCCGCGCGTCGATCGCCATCCCCGGGGTGATCGCACCGCACACCCTCGACGGCCGGCTGCTCGGTGACGGCGGCATCCTCGACCCGCTGCCCATGGCGCCGATCGCGGCCGTCAACGCCGATCTGACCATCGCGGTCAGCGTCTCGGGCAGCGAGACCGAGCCGGCGGCGGCGCCGGACACCGAGGCGGGCGCGGGGGCCAAACCCAGCACCGAGTGGCTGAACCGGATGCTGCGCAGCACATCGGCCGTGCTCGACACCGCCGCGGTGCGCAGCGTGCTCGACCGTCCCACCGCGCGGGCCGTGCTCAGCAGATTCGGGGCCTCGATCACCGACGACGCATCCGACGCATCCGGTGACGTCGGCGCGGAGGACGACAAGGCGGTGCCGGTGATCGAACCGACCGAGTCGGCGGGCGTCCCGCGCCTCGGCAGCTTCGAGGTCATGTATCGCACCATCGACATCGCGCAGGCCGCGCTGGCACGGCACACCCTCGCGGCGTATCCGCCCGATCTGCTGATCGAGGTGCCCCGCACGGTGTGCCGCAGCCTGGAGTTCAACCGCGCCGCCGAGGTGATCGCCGCGGGCAGGCAGTTGGCCGCGCAGGCGCTCGACCGCGCCTAA
- a CDS encoding CocE/NonD family hydrolase has protein sequence MNADAAALDRPALDRPWKRPGAARYALSRFRGFIRTPVEVYEPEPGAVTVRRDVAVTTRDGTVLRVNVHLPAGDGPVPVLLCAHPYGKDKVPVRKKRGKGGKRYALPFQYRVLRQPEPVRFSSLTTWEAPDPAWWTKQGFAVVNCDLRGAGTSDGVGSPLSDQEGEDVYDLIEWAAAQPWSTGAVGMIGVSYLAISQWKSAALRPPHLRAIVPWEGMTDPYRDLLHPGGIQETGFIKLWSRSLKETRLEYDLGKENSSRPRYDDWWRALVPALEAIDVPALICGSFSDNNLHTRGSIRGFEQIGSAERHLYTHRGGKWATFYSDDALRTQLAFLDRHLRGGTGQTLPRVRLEVRESRDRIAAVRDESQWPPASTRWTPLYLHDAGLRTEAATVAGSISFDTRRAAARFGWTVPDDTELTGPMALRLYISADADDVDLFVGVEKWSGTRYVPFEGSYGFGRDRVSTGWLRASMRALDETRSRPFEPVPAFIEDQPLRPGQVVPVDIPLGPSSTLFRAGERLRLVVAGRWLWPRNPLTGQFPAAYERRSRGICTLHWGPDRQAHLLVPVIPDAQ, from the coding sequence ATGAACGCGGACGCCGCAGCGCTGGACCGGCCTGCACTGGACCGTCCCTGGAAGCGACCGGGCGCGGCGCGCTATGCGCTGTCGCGGTTCCGCGGATTTATCCGCACCCCGGTCGAGGTGTACGAGCCCGAACCCGGCGCCGTGACCGTGCGGCGCGACGTCGCGGTGACCACGCGGGACGGCACGGTGCTGCGGGTGAACGTGCATCTGCCCGCAGGCGACGGCCCCGTCCCGGTGCTGCTGTGCGCGCACCCGTACGGCAAGGACAAGGTGCCGGTGCGCAAGAAGCGGGGCAAGGGGGGCAAGAGGTATGCCCTGCCGTTCCAGTACCGCGTGCTGCGCCAGCCCGAACCCGTGCGGTTCTCGTCGTTGACCACGTGGGAGGCGCCTGACCCGGCGTGGTGGACCAAACAGGGCTTCGCCGTGGTGAATTGCGATCTGCGCGGTGCAGGCACATCCGACGGTGTGGGTTCGCCGCTGTCGGACCAGGAGGGCGAGGACGTCTACGACCTCATCGAATGGGCCGCCGCGCAGCCGTGGAGCACCGGTGCGGTGGGCATGATCGGGGTGTCCTATCTGGCGATCTCGCAGTGGAAGTCCGCGGCGCTGCGGCCACCGCATCTTCGGGCCATCGTGCCGTGGGAGGGCATGACCGACCCGTACCGCGATCTGCTGCACCCCGGCGGCATCCAGGAGACCGGGTTCATCAAGCTGTGGAGCCGCAGCCTGAAGGAGACCCGGCTCGAATACGATCTGGGCAAGGAGAATTCGTCGCGACCCCGGTACGACGACTGGTGGCGCGCACTGGTGCCCGCGCTCGAGGCCATCGACGTGCCCGCGCTGATCTGCGGAAGCTTCTCCGACAACAACCTGCACACCCGCGGGTCCATCCGCGGCTTCGAGCAGATCGGATCGGCCGAACGCCACCTCTACACGCACCGCGGCGGCAAGTGGGCGACGTTCTACTCCGACGACGCGCTGCGGACCCAGCTGGCGTTCCTCGACCGGCACCTGCGCGGCGGCACCGGGCAGACACTGCCGCGGGTGCGTTTGGAGGTGCGGGAGAGCCGCGACCGCATCGCCGCGGTGCGCGACGAATCGCAGTGGCCACCGGCGTCGACTCGGTGGACGCCGCTGTATCTGCACGACGCCGGGCTGCGAACCGAAGCCGCCACCGTCGCGGGGTCCATATCGTTCGACACCCGCAGGGCCGCAGCGCGTTTCGGGTGGACCGTACCCGACGACACCGAGCTCACCGGCCCGATGGCGCTGCGCCTGTACATCTCGGCCGACGCCGACGACGTCGATCTGTTCGTCGGTGTCGAGAAGTGGAGCGGCACCCGGTACGTGCCGTTCGAGGGGTCCTACGGCTTCGGCCGTGACCGGGTGAGCACCGGATGGCTGCGCGCCTCGATGCGGGCGCTCGACGAGACCAGGTCGCGCCCGTTCGAGCCGGTCCCCGCCTTCATCGAGGACCAGCCGTTGCGCCCGGGACAAGTTGTGCCGGTGGATATTCCGCTCGGTCCGTCATCGACGCTGTTCCGCGCGGGCGAACGGTTGCGCCTGGTGGTGGCGGGCCGTTGGCTGTGGCCGCGCAACCCGCTCACCGGTCAGTTCCCCGCCGCCTACGAGCGCCGGTCCCGCGGCATCTGCACGCTGCACTGGGGTCCGGACCGGCAGGCGCACCTGCTCGTGCCGGTCATCCCTGACGCACAATGA
- a CDS encoding patatin-like phospholipase family protein has product MDSKRALVLGGGGIAGIAWETGILRGIADESPETAEAVLASDVLAGTSAGSTVAAQLSSGLSLDELYERQLTGTSAELDPGVSIGTISELFVDAMLADGATKTEKLQRIGQVAAETRTVPEPVRREVIAARLPSHDWPERVLRIAAIDIATGELVAFDRESGVGLVDAVAASCAVPGAWPPVTIGSRRYIDGGVSSTINLELAADCQSALVLVPAGQSVPSPFGHGGIAEEISEFAGAALGIFADDESLDAFGTNPLDPACRVPSAKAGRAQGRREARAIAEFLDELVR; this is encoded by the coding sequence GTGGATTCGAAACGTGCACTCGTACTCGGCGGCGGGGGAATAGCGGGAATCGCCTGGGAGACCGGAATTCTGCGCGGCATCGCCGACGAATCGCCGGAAACGGCCGAGGCCGTGCTGGCCAGCGACGTGCTGGCGGGCACCTCGGCGGGCTCGACCGTGGCGGCGCAGCTGAGCAGCGGACTGAGCCTCGACGAGTTGTACGAACGGCAGCTCACCGGGACCTCGGCCGAGCTCGACCCGGGTGTCAGCATCGGCACGATCAGCGAACTGTTCGTCGACGCGATGCTCGCCGACGGCGCGACCAAGACCGAGAAACTGCAGCGCATCGGGCAGGTCGCGGCCGAGACGCGGACCGTGCCCGAGCCGGTGCGCCGCGAGGTGATCGCCGCGCGCCTGCCCTCGCACGACTGGCCCGAGCGGGTGCTGCGGATCGCGGCGATCGACATCGCCACCGGTGAACTCGTCGCGTTCGACCGCGAGTCCGGGGTCGGTCTGGTCGACGCGGTCGCCGCGAGCTGCGCGGTGCCGGGGGCGTGGCCGCCGGTGACGATCGGTTCCCGGCGCTACATCGACGGCGGCGTCAGCAGCACCATCAACCTGGAGCTCGCCGCCGACTGCCAGAGCGCCCTGGTGCTGGTGCCCGCCGGACAATCTGTTCCGTCACCGTTCGGCCACGGCGGAATCGCCGAGGAGATCTCCGAATTCGCCGGTGCCGCGCTGGGCATCTTCGCCGACGACGAGTCGCTCGACGCGTTCGGCACCAATCCGCTGGATCCGGCGTGCCGGGTGCCCTCGGCGAAGGCCGGGCGCGCGCAGGGCCGCCGCGAGGCACGCGCGATCGCGGAGTTCCTCGACGAGCTCGTGCGTTAG
- a CDS encoding fatty acid--CoA ligase, translating to MDSTMQQWPLTITAILRHACGVNGDRTVTTATGQGGYRTTTYRELGEQTAQLAHLLREVGIEGDERVGTFMWNNTEHLAAYLAIPSMGAVLHTLNIRLSAEQIGFIAGEAEDRVIITDSSLIPLLAPVLPSVDTVHTVIVVGDGDLEPLRGADRTVLRYHEALAGRPTRFDWPDVDENSAAAMCYTSGTTGNPKGVVYSHRSSYLHSLNTCTANALDVSCGDVVLPIVPMFHANAWGLPYAALMAGAGLVMPDRFLDGASLIGLIESQRPTLAGAVPTIWNDVLNCLEKQPGHDISSLRLVACGGSAVPLSLMQAFQERHGVHIQQAWGMTETSPLATVAKPLPGVSDERHWSMRVTQGRPMCGVEVRIVDDAGNPLPSDGKAVGELEVRGPWITAGYYLGRDAEKFDAGWLRTGDVGVIDELGYVTLTDRAKDVIKSGGEWISSVELENHLIGHPAVLEAAVVGVPDERWQERPLAVVVLQDGASVDPKELREYLADKVARWWLPERWTFVDQVPRTSVGKYDKKTIRARHADGEYEVIHAHG from the coding sequence GTGGACAGCACGATGCAGCAATGGCCGTTGACCATCACCGCGATCCTGCGCCACGCGTGCGGTGTCAACGGGGACCGGACCGTCACCACGGCCACCGGTCAAGGCGGATATCGCACCACCACCTACCGTGAGCTCGGCGAGCAGACGGCCCAGTTGGCGCACCTGCTGCGTGAGGTCGGCATCGAGGGCGACGAGCGTGTCGGCACCTTCATGTGGAACAACACCGAGCACCTCGCCGCCTACCTCGCGATCCCGTCGATGGGTGCGGTGCTGCACACGCTCAACATCCGGCTGTCCGCCGAACAGATCGGGTTCATCGCCGGTGAGGCCGAGGATCGCGTGATCATCACCGACTCGTCGCTGATCCCGCTGCTCGCCCCGGTGCTGCCGTCGGTCGACACCGTGCACACGGTGATCGTCGTCGGCGACGGCGACCTCGAACCGCTGCGCGGCGCCGACCGCACCGTGCTGCGCTACCACGAGGCGCTGGCCGGGCGCCCGACGCGGTTCGACTGGCCCGACGTCGACGAGAACTCCGCGGCCGCAATGTGTTACACGAGCGGCACCACCGGCAACCCGAAAGGCGTTGTCTACAGCCACCGCTCGAGCTACCTGCACTCGCTCAACACCTGCACGGCCAACGCGCTCGACGTCAGCTGCGGCGATGTGGTGCTGCCGATCGTGCCGATGTTCCACGCCAACGCGTGGGGGCTGCCCTACGCCGCGCTCATGGCCGGTGCCGGGCTGGTGATGCCGGACCGGTTCCTCGACGGCGCCTCGCTGATCGGGCTGATCGAGTCGCAGCGGCCGACACTGGCCGGTGCCGTACCCACGATCTGGAACGACGTGCTGAACTGCCTGGAAAAGCAGCCGGGACACGACATCTCGTCGCTGCGCCTGGTGGCCTGCGGCGGGTCGGCCGTGCCGTTGTCGTTGATGCAGGCCTTCCAGGAACGCCACGGCGTCCACATCCAGCAGGCCTGGGGCATGACCGAGACGTCACCGCTGGCCACGGTCGCCAAACCGCTGCCCGGGGTTTCCGACGAGCGGCACTGGTCGATGCGGGTCACGCAGGGCAGGCCCATGTGCGGTGTCGAGGTGCGCATCGTCGACGACGCGGGAAACCCGCTGCCCAGCGACGGCAAGGCCGTCGGTGAACTCGAGGTGCGCGGACCGTGGATCACCGCGGGCTACTACCTGGGCCGCGACGCCGAGAAGTTCGACGCCGGGTGGCTGCGCACCGGCGATGTCGGCGTCATCGACGAACTCGGCTACGTGACGCTGACCGACCGGGCCAAGGACGTCATCAAGTCCGGCGGTGAGTGGATCTCGTCGGTCGAACTGGAGAACCACCTGATCGGCCACCCCGCGGTGCTGGAGGCCGCAGTGGTCGGCGTCCCCGACGAGCGTTGGCAGGAGCGTCCGCTCGCGGTCGTGGTGCTGCAGGACGGTGCGTCGGTCGACCCGAAGGAGCTGCGCGAGTACCTCGCCGACAAGGTGGCGCGGTGGTGGCTGCCCGAACGCTGGACCTTCGTCGACCAGGTGCCGCGCACCAGCGTGGGCAAATACGACAAGAAGACCATCCGGGCGCGCCACGCCGACGGTGAATACGAGGTCATCCACGCCCACGGGTGA
- a CDS encoding rhodanese-like domain-containing protein produces the protein MSRIDEVLDAARARLNRLSAAELPAALADGAVLVDIRPAAQRAAEGEVPGALVIERNVLEWRCDPTSEARLPQAVDDDVYWVILCSEGYTSSLAAASLLDLGLHRATDVIGGYHALAAAGQV, from the coding sequence ATGAGCCGCATCGACGAGGTCCTCGACGCCGCCCGCGCGCGGCTGAACCGACTGTCGGCCGCCGAACTGCCCGCCGCGCTGGCCGACGGTGCGGTGCTGGTCGACATCCGGCCCGCCGCGCAACGCGCCGCCGAGGGTGAGGTGCCCGGCGCGCTGGTCATCGAACGCAACGTGCTGGAGTGGCGGTGCGACCCCACCAGCGAGGCCAGGCTGCCCCAGGCCGTCGACGACGACGTGTACTGGGTGATCCTGTGCTCCGAGGGTTATACGTCGAGCCTGGCAGCGGCGTCGCTGCTCGACCTGGGGTTGCACCGGGCCACCGACGTCATCGGCGGCTACCACGCCCTGGCCGCGGCCGGTCAGGTGTGA
- the lpqV gene encoding lipoprotein LpqV, with product MRSYPRARKTAAGLLAAAGLSLLTACGSDTGEPAEQGHPAESSSPSATPTASAETSPPTAAPGEVAVSPGGVTTAVGAPAQSTEDEYFQACHAAKMWMDAKGGDPKAQIEPYLASLQAPGAAPGPGTYDKTWAELEPARQAAVIVAVQAAADDLCG from the coding sequence ATGCGCAGTTACCCGAGGGCCCGCAAGACCGCCGCCGGACTCCTGGCGGCCGCCGGTCTGAGCCTGCTGACGGCATGCGGCTCGGACACCGGCGAACCCGCCGAGCAAGGCCACCCGGCCGAGTCCTCGTCCCCCTCGGCGACCCCCACCGCGAGCGCCGAGACGTCGCCGCCGACGGCCGCGCCGGGTGAGGTGGCGGTGTCGCCGGGCGGTGTCACGACGGCGGTCGGCGCACCCGCACAATCCACCGAAGACGAGTATTTCCAGGCCTGTCACGCCGCCAAGATGTGGATGGACGCCAAGGGCGGCGACCCGAAGGCCCAGATCGAGCCGTATCTGGCGAGCCTGCAGGCGCCCGGCGCGGCACCCGGTCCCGGCACCTACGACAAGACCTGGGCCGAGCTGGAGCCGGCGCGGCAGGCCGCGGTGATCGTGGCGGTGCAGGCCGCCGCCGACGATCTGTGCGGCTAG
- a CDS encoding zinc-binding dehydrogenase — MTATMRAERFYADTKKVVVEDVPIPEPGHGEVLVKVAFCGICHSDLSLINGTFPAQAPVVTQGHEASGVVAKLGPGVTGWAEGDRVIVAAGRPCMSCPNCRRGDIGNCLRIQLMAFAYDGAWAEYTIAQAVGLTRVPDNVPLEQAAILADAVSTPYGAVVRTGKVGIGESVGVWGVGGVGTHIVQLSRLVGAVPVIAVDIKPEVLERALAVGADYAFDARDEDLADKIAGVTGGRGLDVAFDAVGLASTFEQALDRLTIGGRLVAVGMSAESPTVGPTSMFGLTQKQVLGHLGYQNVDIATLATLVSLGRLDLSRSISEIVSLEDVAAGIDKLERQDGNPIRILVRP; from the coding sequence ATGACCGCCACCATGCGTGCCGAACGCTTCTACGCCGACACCAAAAAAGTTGTCGTGGAGGATGTTCCGATCCCCGAGCCGGGGCACGGCGAGGTGCTGGTGAAGGTCGCGTTCTGCGGGATCTGCCATTCGGATCTGAGCTTGATCAACGGCACGTTCCCGGCGCAGGCCCCGGTGGTGACCCAGGGGCACGAGGCCTCCGGAGTGGTCGCGAAGCTGGGACCGGGCGTCACCGGATGGGCGGAGGGCGACCGGGTGATCGTGGCGGCGGGCAGGCCGTGCATGAGCTGTCCCAACTGCCGCCGCGGCGACATCGGCAACTGCCTGCGCATCCAGTTGATGGCGTTCGCCTACGACGGCGCGTGGGCCGAGTACACCATCGCGCAGGCCGTGGGTCTGACCCGGGTGCCCGACAACGTGCCACTTGAGCAGGCTGCGATCCTCGCCGACGCGGTGTCGACGCCGTACGGCGCGGTGGTGCGGACCGGCAAGGTCGGCATCGGCGAATCCGTCGGCGTGTGGGGTGTCGGTGGCGTCGGCACGCACATCGTGCAGTTGTCGCGTCTGGTCGGGGCCGTGCCGGTGATCGCGGTCGACATCAAACCCGAGGTGCTCGAGCGGGCGCTCGCCGTGGGCGCCGACTACGCGTTCGACGCGCGCGATGAGGATCTCGCCGACAAGATCGCGGGTGTGACGGGCGGACGCGGCCTGGATGTGGCGTTCGACGCGGTGGGTCTGGCGTCGACGTTCGAGCAGGCGCTGGACCGGCTCACCATCGGCGGGCGCCTGGTCGCGGTGGGCATGAGCGCCGAGTCGCCGACGGTGGGGCCGACGTCGATGTTCGGTCTGACCCAGAAGCAGGTGCTGGGACATCTCGGGTACCAGAACGTCGACATCGCGACGCTGGCGACGCTCGTGTCGCTCGGGCGACTGGACCTGTCCCGGTCGATCAGCGAGATCGTTTCGCTGGAGGACGTCGCGGCAGGTATCGACAAACTCGAACGCCAGGACGGCAATCCGATCCGGATCCTGGTCCGGCCTTAG
- a CDS encoding TetR family transcriptional regulator, with protein MAKRSARTTPGPRDDRGVLAARILAAARETFAENGWAGTTIRAVARAADVDPALVYHYYGSKEGLLDAATDPPQKWLDGVVATWQAPAGDTGRAVLRLLLDSWADDEVGPVLRAILQTAAHEQTTREKLRMVVERSLLGVFATMGDNEHQRRTRAGLVASQTIGFALMRYVWRIEPVASMSEDEVLEAIAPTLQRYIDGDIGAAGRI; from the coding sequence ATGGCGAAACGGTCCGCTCGCACGACACCGGGACCGCGCGACGATCGCGGTGTCCTGGCCGCACGCATCCTCGCGGCCGCGCGCGAGACGTTCGCCGAGAACGGCTGGGCCGGAACCACCATCCGGGCCGTGGCGCGCGCCGCGGACGTGGATCCCGCGCTGGTCTACCACTACTACGGCTCCAAGGAAGGCCTGCTCGACGCCGCGACCGACCCGCCGCAGAAGTGGCTCGACGGTGTGGTCGCCACCTGGCAGGCGCCTGCCGGCGACACCGGCCGCGCCGTGCTGCGGCTGCTGCTCGACAGCTGGGCCGACGACGAGGTGGGCCCCGTGCTGCGGGCGATCCTGCAGACCGCCGCGCATGAACAGACCACGCGCGAGAAGCTGCGCATGGTCGTCGAGCGCAGCCTGCTCGGGGTGTTCGCGACCATGGGCGACAACGAACACCAACGCCGCACCCGCGCCGGCCTGGTCGCCTCACAGACCATCGGCTTCGCCCTCATGCGGTACGTCTGGCGGATCGAGCCCGTCGCGTCGATGAGCGAGGACGAGGTCCTCGAAGCCATCGCGCCGACGCTGCAGCGCTACATCGACGGCGATATCGGCGCTGCGGGCCGGATTTGA
- a CDS encoding cysteine dioxygenase: protein MLTTASASLGASTTVPAVSAPTRLRLPDLLNTTDRAADAVLSGRYDRLLRDLPSDERWYTRLDGDDELDVWLISWVPDRSTELHDHGGSLGALTVVSGALTETRWDGETLRRRRLSAGRQAAFPLGWVHDVVRAPGPVLGPTLSVHAYSPPLTAMSYYEVTQQNTLRRSRTELTDAPEG from the coding sequence ATGCTCACCACTGCTTCTGCATCCCTTGGCGCGTCCACGACCGTCCCCGCCGTCTCCGCACCCACCCGGCTGCGCCTGCCCGATCTGCTGAACACCACCGACCGCGCCGCCGACGCCGTGCTGTCGGGTCGCTACGACCGGCTGTTGCGCGACCTGCCCTCCGACGAGCGTTGGTACACGCGCCTGGACGGCGACGACGAACTCGACGTCTGGCTGATCAGCTGGGTTCCCGACCGCTCGACCGAACTGCACGATCACGGCGGTTCGCTCGGCGCGCTCACCGTGGTCTCCGGTGCGCTGACCGAAACCCGCTGGGACGGTGAGACGCTGCGGCGCCGCAGGCTCTCGGCGGGCCGCCAGGCCGCGTTCCCGCTCGGCTGGGTCCACGATGTGGTGCGCGCCCCCGGACCGGTCCTCGGCCCCACGCTCAGCGTGCACGCGTATTCGCCGCCGCTCACCGCGATGTCGTACTACGAAGTGACGCAACAGAACACGCTGCGCCGCAGTCGCACCGAGCTGACCGACGCGCCGGAAGGATGA